The sequence TCCCACGTGGTCCTGTCTATCTCTTTGGCGGACAGTTCGATCAGTTTGTCGAGATGTTTGACATACTTTGACTGGAGGAGCGGGTCCATCAGCATGGAGATCAGGGTGGGCGACAACGACACCGTCAGCTTGAAATCGACTCCGTCCTTTATCAGCTGGTCGAATATCTTTACGAGGGGTACGTAGGTCTCGGTGATGGCTTCAAAAAGCCAATCCTCTTCGAGAAAATCTTCGAATTCGGGATGACGGACGTACGGCAGGTGGGCGTGAAGAACTATTGCGAGATATCCTTTGGGCATACGCCTACTCTGTCTTCCGTGTTACTATGGGAGTGATACGGCGGCGGTCTATCCCGTCTTTTGAGGTGGCCTCCACGGGGATCACCTGCTTTCCGTCAGGCAGCGCGAACCTTAAGGCAAAAGACCCGTCGGGCCTTAACTTTATCTCTTTCCCCTGCACCGTCACCCTGGCATCCGGTTCCGTTGCGCCGTATACGATAAGCTCCGTATTGACCACAAGCCAGAATTTTCTCTCCCCCGGCTTCCTGTAAAAAGACGCTCCGCTCGATATGCCGCCCGAGGAGACCTGCTCCTCGAGACGCTTCTTGATCATCTCCCTCACCTCGAGAGATCCCTTGCCGACACCGAACCCCCCGGAGAGGCCGAACATCTTCCAGTATTCATCCTCCGACATCATCCATTCGGCATCGAGCTTGTCCGACATCCCGAACCGCGGCGTCTTGACTACATTCGACCGGGCCAGCAGATAGAAATTACCTTTTTTGGAGAGTATGCCTATATCGACGACCCAGCTCCTGTCCGGGTTACCGACATTTATATACCAGTTGCTTGCGAGCCCCTTGAGGTCTATATCGAAGTAGGAGTGGGCGTTCTGACCGTTGAAATTGATGTCCGTTACGTCATATATGCGGAGTATAGATTTAGCGACGTCGTCTCCGGAGCTGCGTATGCTCCCTATGACGCTCTCCTCTTTATCGCGCCTTATCTCCCAATACGCGAATATCCACCAGGGGTCCCTGACCAGGAGCACTATCTTGTTGTCGCCGTATCCCTGGGGAAATCTGAACTCTTTTCTCTCTCTTATCTTCAACGGTTGCGGATTCTGCCTGGCGATATCTTTTGCCATATCGGTCGCCTCCTTCAGATGTCGTTAAGTTCGTCCTCTTCCCCTGCCGTCTCCTCCTGGTCCGACGCTTCACCGCCGGAACAGGAGACCTGCTCGGGACAGGCGGTACAGCACGTATTATCTAGGTGCCCCTCTTCTTCGCAGCTTACATACCGGGGGCATATCTCACAGCACATTACTCTATCCTGGAACTTATATTATGTATGGATAAGGTCGCGGCGCGCCGCACTATCGGACGCGCCATTTGAACTATTTACTCTTCTTCCGCCGGCGGAACAGGTGACCCTGCATCCTCGGGCTCCATCGTCTCTTTTTCAACGGCTATCACCCTGGCGGTCGATTTACCGTCACCGGCCGAGTAGGTGATATCGGCCCAGTCGCCTTTATTTATCTCGCCCAGGGCGGCGGCGTTCTCGAGCCTTGTATTCTTATCGAGCATTATCTCGCTCGTCTTCTCCTCGTCAGTATCATAATCGTAATACTGTATAGTGACGGAATTGGCAAATGTATTGACGGATTGGATCTCGCCGTAAACGGACAGGTCTTTCGATTGGGACGCATCCGGGACGGCCGGTTCGTCCGTCTCTTCCGAAAACGCCGGGGTGACGGCCATGGCGGCGAACATAAGCACGAGGATAGAGCAGAACAGACTACGGCATCGCATATCTTACCTCCTTCTTTAAGGGGATTTTAATATACCATATCGCCCGGACAAAAGTCAAGCGTAAGTTAAAGAGGCACATGCTCAAGCGTAACCCCACTGTGAGTATGTGCCTCTTATAAATATCAATATAATACGCAAATAGACCGTACTATCCGGATCGCGACGATCAGGGTGTCGTTTTCTTACTGTCTGCCAGCAGCTTATCGTATGAGGCCTTGAGCGCGATCTTTTCATCAAGTAACTTATCGTATTCGCTCTTCAGCGCATTCTTTTCGTTAGCCGTGGTCTCGACCCTGGTCGCCAGGTCCATCTTCTCTTTCAGAAGGTTGTCGTACTCGTTCTTCAGGGCGTCTTTGGCCTTCACGAGCACCGATGCCTTTTCCTCAAGCATGATCTTTTCGTTGAGAAGGGTCTCATACTTATCTTTCGAAATACCGCACCCTGCTGAACTAAAAAGCACCGCCGCGATAAGACACAGGGAAAATATCCTCATCTAAATACCCCTCTTTCCTACTGCTTTATTGTTGCACAAGGTACTTCTCGAGCTCCGCCCAGGTCTTCGGCCCTACTTTTCCGTCGACCTTCAGGCCTTTCTGCTTCTGGAACTCCTCGATAGCCGCTTTCGTCTTCGGGCCTATCTTACCGTCTATGGCGCCCGTATAAAGACCGGCATTCTTAAGCGCTGTCTGGATCTCTTTATCGCGGTTCAGGCCTTCCTGCGGTACGGCTGCCGGCATCTCTATCTTGCCCGCTGCGGCCGTCGGAGGAATCGTCTCTGTCGCCACCGTCTGGGCAGGTTCGGTGACAGGCATGGTCATCGTCTCCTCGGTCGAAATTACGCCAGGCGTGCTCTCTATGATAGCTTCTTCCTGTGTCTTCGCCGCTCTTGATTTACATCCAAAAAATGTGACGGACATAATGACAAGTCCCGTTAAAAGGACAACCCATAATCCCCTCTTCATCTATAACCTCCTTTCCCTGAGATTTTTATAAACACGTCTCAAAAAGATTTTGTATCGATTATAGTCCCCCCGTGCCTTTTGTCAAGAAAAAAATAGGTTAAAAAGGGGCTATGGCATGGTATAATGTCGCTGTTTTCCGCTTATTTTACAAAAGAGGGAGCATACAGGCGTGAAGAGAAATCCCGTCACACTGAAGATATTCGCCATGATAGTTATGACCGACCTCGGCGAGAGCATAGCGGAGATATTCTTTAAAAAAGGGTTGCTCGAGACGGGTATAAATTCCGTCAATTTCGGCAATATACTGGAATTCCTCTCAAGAAACTCCTCATCCGCGCTCGTCTGGCTGGGAATAGCCGTATATATAGTGAACTTCTTCATCTGGATAACCGTCCTCTCGCGCATCGACCTGAGCATCGCCTTCCCCGTCGGAAGCACCAGCTATATATTCATACCCGTATTCTCAATGATATTCCTGGGCGAAGATGTCGGGCCGGAGAGGTGGCTCGGGATAGCGCTGATAGTGGCGGGCATACATTTTGTATCTAAGAGCAGCCATAAAAGAGACGGGGACCGATGATGCTGAAGATAATAATTATAATCCTGGTCGCGGAATTATGGGGAACGGCGGGGCAGATACTATTCAAGAAGAGCGCGAATAAGGTGGCTACGCCTGATCTGAGGAGCATGGCTTCCTATCTCACCTTTGTGAAGGATATCCTCTCCACATACACGATATGGTCAGGCCTCGCGGCGATGGCTGCGGGGATGGTGATATGGCTGGTGGCACTAGCCCAGACGGACCTAAGTATCGCCTTTCCTATAGACAGCATGCAGTATATAGTCGCCATGGTAGCGGCGAGGATATTCCTGGACGAGAAGATAGACCTGATGAAGCTTGTGGGGACCCTCCTGGTGGTGGCCGGCGTCTTCCTGGTCGCTGTCAGCTGAGCGCTTCCAGGATACGGAGGTTCGTCGACTCGTTCGTCTCCCTCCGGAGATCATCATCTGCCGCTACGGTTCCCCGGCCTTTCGGGTGGTCTATATACGACGCCATCTTCTTTAACACGCCCTTCACACGGACGGGCGAATAGTCCCCGGTTATATCCGCCCCGACGATATCCGTCTTCTCCTTTATGAGCCGCAGGATCGACAGCACCTCTTCCAGGGTAGACCTTCCCGCTTCCCAGTTGGTGAAAGCATATTCTCTCTTCAGGCAGTCCTTGTCTATGGTCACATAGACCTTCCGCGACGGAAGACGTTCCAATACGCCCCGGAAGAAATCCGTCATGTTCTTCCCTGCGAGTTCCGTCCACCATATCCTCCTGAAGAAGAGCATCTTCTCTACTATTACGGACAGGTTCTCCGGCACATCCCTGAAGAAGACATATGAAGGCGCATGAGAGTAGGGGTATATCTCGAGCCGGCCGTCCCGGAAAGCCCCTATATTGCCTGACTCTATCCACGGGGCGGAAAGATCGTCCGAAGATGCGCCTATGAGAAGGAATTTAAGGACATTCCTGTTCTCAAGCGCGCCGTTCACCCAGGACCCGCACGCAAGGCGCGGCGGCAGGATATCCCAATCGGGGTGCATGTCGAAACCGATGACGCATAACGGTCCGTCGATCCTCTCTATCAGGAGACGGCTCACGTGATGAAAATCTCCGGAGCCCAAAAGATTTATGGCGGCCGGGGGGCGGAGGTCCAGGCGGCGGTTGATCTCACCCTCGCTATTGTCGCTGAACCACATACGCGCCGCGGGTCCTATATCGGTGAGGTCTACTATATCGGGGGCGTACTTCTCGATCAGGGTTTTCTGCCGGGTGATGCTGGAATCGAAGTTCAGTATGCGTACATTTTTACGGGACATACCGCTTGTCCAGGAGGCGGATCAATTTCCTGTTCACGCGGAGCGTGCCGGGCTTATGGTAGACGAAATCGATATAGAATATCCCTATCGAAAGGTTCTTCCATATGTCGGGATAGAGGAGATGTATGTTAGAAAGGACCTTCTCTTTGATCGCGTCTTTGGAGATGCTCTCATCCGCCAGTTCCAGGTTGAACTCCATCGTCTCTTTAAGCCCGTGGAGACGGAAGATCACCTGCCAGTCGGTGGCCAGGCCCTTCACGTCCTTCAATATCTCCTGGAACATGAGCGGGTAGAGGTTCCCGGCTGCGGCGATGACCATCTCGTCCGCCCTCCCGCGCGTCGGGGCCAGGCGCCTGAACTTCACGCCGCACGGGCACTTCTCCTCTATGATCCTGCTTATATCCCTGTTCCTGTAACGGACCAGCGGCATGGCGGTGCGGGTGAGGGTGGTGAACGTCACCTCTCCGTACCCCTCATGGTCCGGGTCGGCGATCTCTACGAGAAAATCGTTCTCATCTATATGATAGCCGCCGCATACGGAAGAGAGCTCGGAGCCGATCACCCCGCCGGACTCCACGGACGCGTATATCATCCTTATCTGGACCCCGGGCCACACCTTCTCCATCCACGGCCGCGCTGCCGCAGGCATCGTCTCCGCGGCGCCGATCAGGAATTTTAAAGGATAGGCGCCGTTCTTTTCCGCTATTTCGGTCAATTTTATGAGCCACGTCGGCTCTCCTATGACGACGTTAAAATTATGCACGGGGATCCTCTTATACACTTCGACGGGGTCCACCTTACCGGCCGCCATGCTGAAGATACCGGACTTCTCTATGCCCTTCTGCGTCACTATCCCGGGTATCCATATGCAAAAATCGAAGGCGTTCACTATCCTGTCGGTCGATTTGAGGCCCCAGAGGAAGAAGCCCATGGCGTTGATCTTGCCTATATCGTCGAGCTCACACTGCGTGAAGTACACCCGCTTATTCCTGCCGGTCGTCCCGGACGATTCGAATACTATCTGGGGGGTCTTGCAGAGGAACTCTTCCGCGTGGTTAACTATATCTTCCGGCAGCGTGTAAAAATCTCCGAGGTCCTTCGGCCCTCTTATCCTGCGCGGGTCTATCCCGAGCTCGTCGAACTTCCGCCTGTAGAACTTCGAGTGTTTGTAAACATACCTGACGACGCGCCGGAAGGACTCCTCGTTCTTCGCGCTAAGGAAAGAAGGAGGGATCACCCTGGCGGCCCGGCTCAAAAGCCGCGGCGAGGCGAGCGATACGAACGTGTCTATTATGGGTGCGAGCATATTATAATGCCTCAGGACCTCTTAAGCGCCTTCACAAGCGCCTCTTCAAAAAGATCGACCCCAAGGTCTATCTCCTTCTCGGTTATGTAGAGAGACGGCGCGAGCGTGAAGACGTTCTTGTAATAACCGCCTACGTCAAGGACCAGCCCCCTCCTCTTCCCGCCGGCGGAGAGCTTCCCGCCCAGCCCGATCACCTCGATCGCGTCGGTCAATTCCCTGTTGGGGGTATATCCGTCCTTCTGGCACATCTCTATCCTGAGCGCAAGGCCCAGCCCTTCCACGTCGCCTATATGCGGATACTTCTTCTGCAGGCTCCTGAGCCGGGAGACAAAATACCTTCCCTTCTTCATGACTTCGGTGCCCAGGTCGGACTCCTCTATCATCTTCATAACCTCTAACCCGACGGTAGTGCCGAGCGGGTTGGAAGAGAACGTGGAGTGGGTCGAACCCGGCGGAAAGACATCCGGGGATATGAGCTTCTCTTTGGCCCATATTGCCGAGATCGGGTTGAGGCCGTTGGTCAGCGACTTCCCGAAGACGATGATGTCCGGCGTCACGTCGAAATGCTCTATCGCGAAGAACTTACCGGTCCTGAAGATGCCCATCTGTATCTCATCGTCCACCATCAGTATATTATACCTATCCAGGATGCTCTTCAGGCCCCGGAAATATCCCTCCGGGGGCATATTGTACCCGCCTGTCCCCTGTATCGCCTCTACATAAAAAGCGGCGAACTCGCATGAGTTCGTCTTCTTATTGAGCACCGTATAATATTCCGTTTCGAATAGCTTCTCAAATTGTTTGAGGCAATATAGGCCGCATGACTCTTTCTTCATGCCGTAGAAACACCTGAAGCAGTACGGGAACGGTATGAAGAACGCCCTGTCACCGAAGTGGCCGTACCGCTCCCTGTAACGGTAGCTTGACGTGATCGCCGTCGACCCGAGCGTACGCCCGTGGTAACTGCCCATGAACGCAAAGACGAGGTTCTTGTGCGAATGGTTCCTTACCAGCTTTATCGAATCCTCGACCGCCGCGGAACCGCCCACGTTGAAATGGACCCTCCCCTTCTCCTCAAAGGTCATCTCCGCCCTCTGGGCGAGCTTTGTCGCCAGCAGTATCTTCTCTTCGTGCAGGTACTGGCAGGCAAGCTGGGGAAGCATGTCGAGCTGGCGTTTCAGCGCGTTATTGAAGCGTTCGTTCCTGTAACCGAAGTTCACGGCCGAGTATAGCATCTGGAGGTCCAGGTACTCGGTGCCGTCCCTGTCGTACAGGTAGCTGCCTTCCGCGCGTTTGAATATGTTCGGTTTATCCACATAGTGGACCGTGTCGCCCCAGGAGCAATACCGCGCCTCCAGCTTCAAAAGCTCGTCGTCCGAAAGCGTCCTGGTCGATCTGCTTCCGGCGTTCGTCTTCGTCTTTTGTGCCATAAGTGTCCTCTTTTGCTTTTAAGCCCCGCGAGGCAGGCCAGATATGAACCCTGACTCACTTAAGAGCTTTGAAATAGTCATGCACCCCCCTGAAATCCTTGAAGGGTACACAGTCCATCCCCTCTTCCCTGCAGTATTTTAAAAGCGTGTCTTTCGCGAACACTATGTCTGCGCATTTCGACGCGTGGAGATCGGAAAGGCCGTCCCCTACGTAGGCGGACCTCACGCCCTTTCCCGTATGCTTCAGCACCGTCGTCTTTTTGCAATGACCGCAGTTACCGCACTTCGCATTCGTTAACGGGAAACGGGGTATCAGCCGGTCCTTATCCACCTTCAGGCGGTTACAATACGTCTTCACCCCGTTAATACCGTGATTCTTCATGGTATTTTCCAGTATGTAATCGAAGTTGTCGCTCACTATTACCGGTTTTATATTTTTTGAGGCAAAGAAACGGAGCAGCTTTTTGAAATGGGGGTCTATGTCGATCTCTTTGATATAGCGGTCGAGCATGCCCTTCGTCATCCTGATCCCGCCGATCTGCCCTTCCAGGCATTCCTTCGAACCGATATCCCCGCGCTTCCATCTCCTCTCAAGCTCTATCCACCTGCCGTTGACAGAGAAGCGCGCCAGGATATCGTCCAGGACATCCCGCCGGGTTATCGTATTGTCGAAATCGAAGAATGTGACGTATTTTGGCATTGCTTTTTAAGCTTACCACATAAAGAGGCCCATGACAAGGGGACCTGCCTTACTTTATGGTCCCGAACCTGGTGGTAAGTACGGCGCCGAAACCTGCCATTAAGAATATGACCTTTATCGGGGTGCCCAGTATGGGGACGAAACCTACGAAAAAGAGCACCAATAAGCCGAGGATCGCATCGACGAACGGATGAGACCTCTTTCCCATCCTGGCCGTTACGTTCTTTCCTATGAATGTGGCTGAGGTAATGTACCCTATGATCAGGGCCAGGACCACAAGCAGTATTTCCAGCGGTATCAATGCGATCCCGATTATGCTTATGGCAAGCATGACCGCTATCGGGACGATCAGTATCGACCAGAGTATGCCCCACAGGAACATGCCCACGAATGACCGTTCCATGGCCCTTATGGCGCTGCCCATATGCTCCGGTATGAGCGCGGCCAGGAGCACGGCAAGGCCTATGAAGCCTAAAAGTACGAGCACGCTTATCGTCGCCCATAGGGCTATCCATCCGCCTTTTATCATAGTTGTGAGCGAAGGTATGAAATGGGGCATGTATATCTGCGTTATCCTCTCGCCTATGCTTGCGGTCGGGTCTTTTACGATATCCCCGCCCACCACCACGACCTGCCCTCCGACCTGTGAACCGGGTTTGAATATGGCCGAACCTCCTATGACGACTACATTATTCTCGACCTTGCCGGAGACCGTAACATCGCCTCCTATGGCTACCACCTCTCCGCAGGTCTGGCCTCTCTCGATCTCTATATCCGTGTTCATCTTGACTATATCCTGCGCCTTCGCGAACGCGGACGGCGCGGAGAAGATAAGTACCGACACTACGGCTAATACGGCTGATCGTTTCATCATTATGCACCTCGCCTTTTCAGAAATTTTTCCATCCTTTCGAGCGCCTCTTTCAGGTTATCCATCGCGGAAGCGTACGATATCCTCACGTAGCCCTCACCGGTAGGCCCGAATGCCGTGCCGGGCACGACCGCCACCCTCTCTTCCTCAAGGAGCCGTTTCGCGAATTCCATGGATGACATGCCGGTCCCCTTTATGGACGGGAAGGCGTAAAATGCTCCTTCGGGTTTATGGCATGGGAGCCCTATCTCATTGAGGCGCTGGATCACGAACTCGCGCCGGCGCCTGTATTCACGCTTCATCGCCTGGACCGAGCGCTCGCCGTTCCTGAGCGCTTCGCGCGCGGCCATCTGCGACATTATCGGGACACACATCATCGTGTACTGGTGGATCTTCGTCATCGCGTATATGACATGCTTCGGGGCGCAGGCATATCCTACCCTCCATCCCGTCATGGCATGCGCCTTGGAGAAACCGTTCAGGTATATAGTCCTCTCTTTCATGCGCGGCAGGTTCGGGAACGGAGTGTGGGTGCCGGAGTATGTGAGTTCGCAATATATCTCGTCGCTGAAGACGGTCAGGTTGTGCCTCTCGATGCTCCTGGCTATCCTGCCGAGCTCCGGCCTGGAGTACGAAGTGCCCGTGGGGTTGCTCGGGTAATTGAATATTATCCCTTTCGTCTTCCTGTCACAGTGCCTGTCGATGTCCCGCGCTGTGATCCTGAAACCGTTATCGGGATACGCCCTTATGAAGACGGGTCTCCCTCCGCACATGATGACATTGGGGCCGTACGAGACATACGAAGGTTCGGGGATGAGCACCTTATCCCCCTTGTCTATGGTCGCCCTGAGGGCAAGGTCGAGGGCCTCGCTCACGCCGACGGTTATCAGCATCTCCTCCTCGTGGTCATAGAGGATTTTATACTTATGCCTCAGGTATTTCGACAGCTCCTGGCGCAGTTCCAGCATGCCCTTATTTGAGGTATAGGAGGTATACCCCTCTTCCAGAGAATATATGGCGGCCTCCCGTATATTCCACGGGGTCACGAAATCCGGCTCGCCCACACCCAGGGATATGACGTCCTTCATCCCCAGCACAAGGTCGAAGAAGACGCGTATCCCGGACGGGGGGATTATGGTTGCAGGTTTGGATATCTTCATCTTCAGCTTTCAGCAGCTGTCAGCTTTTTTTAGCTGATAGCTCAGTTCATAACGATATCGCCTGCCTCTTGTCCTTCTTCGGCTGGCGCAGTATATCCCCGTCCTCTTTATATTTCTTCAGGATGAAGTGCGTGACGGTCCCCCGCACATTCTCCATAGGCGATAACTTCTCCGCCACAAAATTCGACACGGTATGTATGTCCTTGCCCTCCACCACTACCAGGAGGTCGTAGGTACCGGACATGAGGTAACAGCTCGAGACCTCCGGGAACTGGTATATCCTATCGGCTATATAATCGAAACCGACGTTCTTCTTCGGCGTCACGCGTACCTCTATCAGGGCCCTGACGTCCGAATGGTCGTCCCTGACCAGCTCCTTATTTATTATCGTCTTATACTTCAGGACGATGCCGTCCTTCTCGAGTTTCTTTATAGAGCTCTTGACCGCCGAGACGGACCTCTTCAGCATCCTGGCGATCTCTTCCGGGGTAGTGCGCGCGTCTCCTTCCAATATCTCAAGTATCTCGTCCATCTTATCCTC comes from Candidatus Omnitrophota bacterium and encodes:
- a CDS encoding DUF4912 domain-containing protein: MAKDIARQNPQPLKIRERKEFRFPQGYGDNKIVLLVRDPWWIFAYWEIRRDKEESVIGSIRSSGDDVAKSILRIYDVTDINFNGQNAHSYFDIDLKGLASNWYINVGNPDRSWVVDIGILSKKGNFYLLARSNVVKTPRFGMSDKLDAEWMMSEDEYWKMFGLSGGFGVGKGSLEVREMIKKRLEEQVSSGGISSGASFYRKPGERKFWLVVNTELIVYGATEPDARVTVQGKEIKLRPDGSFALRFALPDGKQVIPVEATSKDGIDRRRITPIVTRKTE
- a CDS encoding peptidoglycan-binding domain-containing protein encodes the protein MKRGLWVVLLTGLVIMSVTFFGCKSRAAKTQEEAIIESTPGVISTEETMTMPVTEPAQTVATETIPPTAAAGKIEMPAAVPQEGLNRDKEIQTALKNAGLYTGAIDGKIGPKTKAAIEEFQKQKGLKVDGKVGPKTWAELEKYLVQQ
- a CDS encoding EamA family transporter; protein product: MKRNPVTLKIFAMIVMTDLGESIAEIFFKKGLLETGINSVNFGNILEFLSRNSSSALVWLGIAVYIVNFFIWITVLSRIDLSIAFPVGSTSYIFIPVFSMIFLGEDVGPERWLGIALIVAGIHFVSKSSHKRDGDR
- a CDS encoding EamA family transporter, whose product is MMLKIIIIILVAELWGTAGQILFKKSANKVATPDLRSMASYLTFVKDILSTYTIWSGLAAMAAGMVIWLVALAQTDLSIAFPIDSMQYIVAMVAARIFLDEKIDLMKLVGTLLVVAGVFLVAVS
- a CDS encoding arginase family protein, which produces MSRKNVRILNFDSSITRQKTLIEKYAPDIVDLTDIGPAARMWFSDNSEGEINRRLDLRPPAAINLLGSGDFHHVSRLLIERIDGPLCVIGFDMHPDWDILPPRLACGSWVNGALENRNVLKFLLIGASSDDLSAPWIESGNIGAFRDGRLEIYPYSHAPSYVFFRDVPENLSVIVEKMLFFRRIWWTELAGKNMTDFFRGVLERLPSRKVYVTIDKDCLKREYAFTNWEAGRSTLEEVLSILRLIKEKTDIVGADITGDYSPVRVKGVLKKMASYIDHPKGRGTVAADDDLRRETNESTNLRILEALS
- a CDS encoding aspartate aminotransferase family protein is translated as MAQKTKTNAGSRSTRTLSDDELLKLEARYCSWGDTVHYVDKPNIFKRAEGSYLYDRDGTEYLDLQMLYSAVNFGYRNERFNNALKRQLDMLPQLACQYLHEEKILLATKLAQRAEMTFEEKGRVHFNVGGSAAVEDSIKLVRNHSHKNLVFAFMGSYHGRTLGSTAITSSYRYRERYGHFGDRAFFIPFPYCFRCFYGMKKESCGLYCLKQFEKLFETEYYTVLNKKTNSCEFAAFYVEAIQGTGGYNMPPEGYFRGLKSILDRYNILMVDDEIQMGIFRTGKFFAIEHFDVTPDIIVFGKSLTNGLNPISAIWAKEKLISPDVFPPGSTHSTFSSNPLGTTVGLEVMKMIEESDLGTEVMKKGRYFVSRLRSLQKKYPHIGDVEGLGLALRIEMCQKDGYTPNRELTDAIEVIGLGGKLSAGGKRRGLVLDVGGYYKNVFTLAPSLYITEKEIDLGVDLFEEALVKALKRS
- a CDS encoding MtnX-like HAD-IB family phosphatase, producing the protein MPKYVTFFDFDNTITRRDVLDDILARFSVNGRWIELERRWKRGDIGSKECLEGQIGGIRMTKGMLDRYIKEIDIDPHFKKLLRFFASKNIKPVIVSDNFDYILENTMKNHGINGVKTYCNRLKVDKDRLIPRFPLTNAKCGNCGHCKKTTVLKHTGKGVRSAYVGDGLSDLHASKCADIVFAKDTLLKYCREEGMDCVPFKDFRGVHDYFKALK
- a CDS encoding aminotransferase class I/II-fold pyridoxal phosphate-dependent enzyme, which gives rise to MKISKPATIIPPSGIRVFFDLVLGMKDVISLGVGEPDFVTPWNIREAAIYSLEEGYTSYTSNKGMLELRQELSKYLRHKYKILYDHEEEMLITVGVSEALDLALRATIDKGDKVLIPEPSYVSYGPNVIMCGGRPVFIRAYPDNGFRITARDIDRHCDRKTKGIIFNYPSNPTGTSYSRPELGRIARSIERHNLTVFSDEIYCELTYSGTHTPFPNLPRMKERTIYLNGFSKAHAMTGWRVGYACAPKHVIYAMTKIHQYTMMCVPIMSQMAAREALRNGERSVQAMKREYRRRREFVIQRLNEIGLPCHKPEGAFYAFPSIKGTGMSSMEFAKRLLEEERVAVVPGTAFGPTGEGYVRISYASAMDNLKEALERMEKFLKRRGA
- a CDS encoding Lrp/AsnC family transcriptional regulator — its product is MDEILEILEGDARTTPEEIARMLKRSVSAVKSSIKKLEKDGIVLKYKTIINKELVRDDHSDVRALIEVRVTPKKNVGFDYIADRIYQFPEVSSCYLMSGTYDLLVVVEGKDIHTVSNFVAEKLSPMENVRGTVTHFILKKYKEDGDILRQPKKDKRQAISL